A region from the Strix uralensis isolate ZFMK-TIS-50842 chromosome 24, bStrUra1, whole genome shotgun sequence genome encodes:
- the RHOC gene encoding rho-related GTP-binding protein RhoC isoform X1, whose protein sequence is MKTMAAIRKKLVIVGDGACGKTCLLIVFSKDQFPEVYVPTVFENYIADIEVDGKQVELALWDTAGQEDYDRLRPLSYPDTDVILMCFSIDSPDSLENIPEKWTPEVKHFCPNVPIILVGNKKDLRNDEHTRRELAKMKQEPVKPEEGRDMANRINAFGYLECSAKTKEGVREVFEMATRAGLQVRKNKKRRGCPLL, encoded by the exons ATGAAAA CGATGGCGGCCATCAGGAAGAAGCTGGTGATCGTGGGAGATGGTGCCTGCGGAAAGACGTGTCTGCTGATCGTCTTCAGCAAGGACCAGTTCCCCGAGGTCTACGTGCCCACCGTGTTCGAGAACTACATTGCTGACATAGAGGTAGACGGGAAGCAG gtgGAGCTGGCCCTGTGGGACACGGCGGGACAGGAGGACTACGACAGGCTGCGGCCCCTCTCGTACCCGGACACGGACGTTATCCTCATGTGCTTTTCTATCGACAGCCCGGACAGCCTCG AGAACATCCCCGAGAAGTGGACGCCAGAGGTGAAGCACTTCTGCCCCAACGTGCCCATCATCCTGGTGGGGAACAAGAAGGACCTGCGGAACGACGAGCACACGCGGCGGGAGCTGGCGAAGATGAAGCAG gAGCCGGTGAAGCCGGAGGAGGGGAGGGACATGGCCAACAGGATCAATGCCTTCGGCTACCTCGAGTGCTCGGCCAAGACGAAGGAGGGCGTGCGGGAGGTCTTTGAGATGGCCACGCGCGCGGGGCTGCAGGTCCGGAAGAACAAGAAGCGCAGAGGCTGCCCGCTGCTGTGA
- the MOV10 gene encoding helicase MOV-10 isoform X3 codes for MPRFSVGESRQWGDQFVRFLRDTGRQQESQRDTLRSIYNQEFRGRTDTKMPNFSCILYALKVTHRVQVHGESVHFKKEKRRVVVADQYRRPRGNTTASASTSASGQQPSSSPQAPQSRAKKWAKFICGKHGVEIVSEHDQGNGRIRFPVVPRKPRTVTVLVQNHGAEAVTLRRCQPRRRVREFSFTDEQGVTQGQSLLLHPGGSYPIQARCLATCNGYFHAVVVFEFTKEPDEPFSIGRFIAAVAESKLAKDLGPSAPFQPYQSSLQQPVTVITEDGIPPDSSLKNELESEIPLDTYDYPKSLKDAILRGPRASSGWADMQSLLEAPLQPENYQQKFQLLLHLEEIQMEVDIRRYDMQDVTMVQDRALLVLDVPGVAESRPSVLKGDHLFVHLSSERDHSPLVRYKGYVHGVELEKVRLGFSSKLQKKFVNNLKFDVTFTFNRLPLQVQHRAAALAMQRGLSGLLFPSSSCHQSLFTGTFQPRWFDRKLQANEEQCRAVTHIVTGMSRPAPYLIFGPPGTGKTVTLVEAIKQVWTCFKDARILACAPSNSATDLLCQRLIKDIAPRYIYRLVANSRSYQEVPADIRSCCNWDDEQSCYVYPSKEHLQRYRILITTLVTAGRLVSANFPPGFFSHVFIDEGGQAVEPESMVAIAGLLSAMDQETNPNGGQLVLAGDPQQLGPILRSPLAIEHGLGTSLLERLMLHNPLYKKSSGGYDPQFVTKLLWNYRSHETILRIPNELFYDSELKACESDELDVRSLYCAWEELPKKGFPVIFHGVCGEEQREAKSPSFFNTAEIEVLVHYLKKLLQSQGKGGCPRVSPKEVGIISPYRKQVEKIRKAITSLDPVLRALPDISLLKVGSVEEFQGQERRVILISAVRSCSEYFPLDETFNLGFLKNPKRFNVAITRAKALLIVVGNPAVLSKDQHWHRFLGYCREEGGYTGYPYEDESPAEDGLAADLHALRLGN; via the exons ATGCCGCGGTTCAGCGTGGGGGAGAGCAGGCAGTGGGGGGATCAGTTCGTGCGGTTCCTGCGGGACACGGGCCGGCAGCAGGAGAGCCAGCGGGACACGCTGCGGAGCATCTACAACCAGGAGTTCCGCGGGAG GACCGATACAAAAATGCCCAACTTCTCCTGCATCTTGTACGCGCTGAAGGTGACCCACCGGGTGCAGGTGCACGGGGAGTCGGTGCACTTCAAGAAG GAGAAGAGGCGCGTGGTGGTGGCAGACCAGTACCGGAGACCCCGTGGGAACACGACGGCCTCGGCGTCCACATCCGCCTCAGGGCAGCAGCCCAGCTCCAGTCCGCAAGCGCCCCAGAGCCGCGCCAAGAAGTG GGCCAAGTTCATCTGTGGGAAGCACGGGGTAGAGATCGTCTCGGAGCACGACCAGGGCAACGGGCGCATCCGCTTCCCGGTGGTGCCCCGCAAGCCCCGCACAGTCACCGTCCTGGTGCAGAACCACGGGGCCGAGGCTGTGACGCTGCGGCGGTGCCAGCCGCGCCGGCGCGTGCGGGAGTTCTCCTTCACGGACGAGCAAGGCGTGACACAGGGCCAGTCCCTGCTGCTGCACCCAG GCGGCTCGTACCCCATCCAGGCGCGGTGCCTGGCCACCTGCAATGGCTACTTCCATGCCGTGGTGGTCTTTGAGTTCACCAAGGAGCCGGACGAGCCCTTCAGCATCGGGCGCTTCATCGCTGCCGTCGCCGAGAGCAAGCTGGCCAAGGACCTGGGGCCCTCGGCACCTTTCCAGCCTTACCAGTCCAGCCTCCAGCAGCCTGTCACCGTCATCACCGAGGACGGCATCCCCCCTGACAG CTCCCTGAAAAACGAACTGGAGAGCGAAATCCCTCTGGACACCTACGACTACCCGAAGAGCCTCAAGGACGCGATCCTGCGTGGACCCAGGGCCAGCTCTGGCTGGGCTGACATGCA GTCGCTGCTGGAGGCCCCTCTGCAGCCTGAGAACTACCAGCAGAagttccagctgctgctgcacctgGAGGAGATCCAGATGGAGGTGGACATCCGGCGCTACGACATGCAGGACGTGACCATGGTGCAGGACAGGGCGCTGCTGGTCCTCGAC GTGCCCGGCGTGGCCGAGAGCCGCCCGTCCGTGCTGAAGGGGGACCACCTCTTCGTCCACCTGAGCAGCGAGCGGGACCACTCCCCGCTCGTCCGGTACAAGGGCTACGTGCACGGTGTGGAGCTGGAGAAGGTCAGGCTGGGCTTCTCCTCCAA GCTGCAGAAGAAGTTTGTGAACAACCTGAAGTTCGACGTGACCTTCACCTTCAACCGGCTGCCGCTGCAGGTCCAGCACCGGGCTGCAGCCCTGGCCATGCAGCGCGGCTTGTCCGGgctcctcttcccctccagctcctgccaccaGTCCCTCTTCACAGGCACCTTCCAGCCCCG GTGGTTTGACCGCAAGCTGCAGGCGAACGAGGAGCAGTGCAGAGCCGTGACACACATCGTGACAGGGATGTCCAGGCCAGCGCCGTACCTCATCTTCGGCCCCCCTGGGACTGGCAAGACAGTCACTTTGGTGGAAGCCATCAAGCAG GTGTGGACGTGCTTCAAGGATGCCCGGATCTTGGCCTGTGCCCCTTCCAACAGTGCCACAGACCTGCTGTGCCAGCGCCTCATCAAGGACATCGCCCCCCGCTACATCTACAGGCTTGTTGCCAACTCCAGGAGCTACCAGGAGGTGCCTGCTGATATCAGG TCCTGCTGCAACTGGGACGACGAGCAGAGCTGCTACGTGTACCCCAGCAAGGAGCATCTGCAGCGCTACCGGATCCTCATCACCACGCTGGTGACCGCGGGAAG GCTGGTGTCAGCCAACTTCCCCCCAGGGTTTTTCTCCCATGTCTTCATTGATGAGGGCGGCCAGGCCGTAGAGCCGGAGAGCATGGTCGCCATCGCGG GGCTCCTGAGTGCCATGGACCAGGAGACCAACCCCAACGGGGggcagctggtgctggcaggAGACCCCCAGCAGCTGGGCCCCATCCTGAGGTCGCCGCTGGCCATCGAGCACGGCTTGG GCACCTCGCTGCTGGAGAGGCTGATGCTGCACAACCCCCTGTACAAGAAGTCGAGCGGAGGGTACGACCCGCAGTTCGTCACCAAACTGCTCTGGAACTACAG GTCCCACGAGACCATCCTCAGGATCCCCAACGAGCTCTTCTACGACAGCGAGCTGAAGGCCTGCGAGAGCGACGAGCTCGACGTCCGGAGTCTGTATTGCGCCTGGGAGGAGCTTCCCAAAAAA GGCTTCCCCGTCATCTTCCACGGGGTTTGCGGGGAAGAGCAGAGAGAGGCCAAGAGCCCCTCGTTCTTCAACACGGCGGAGATCGAGGTGCTGGTCCACTATCTCAagaagctgctgcagagccagggcaaGGGGGGCTGCCCCCGCGTCTCGCCCAAGGAGGTCGGCATCATCTCTCCCTACAGGAAGCAG GTGGAGAAGATCCGAAAAGCCATCACCTCCCTGGACCCCGTCCTGCGGGCGCTGCCGGACATCAGCCTGCTGAAG GTGGGCTCCGTGGAGGAGTTCCAGGGCCAGGAGCGGCGCGTCATCCTCATCTCCGCCGTGCGCAGCTGCAGCGAGTACTTCCCGCTCGACGAGACCTTCAATCTGGGCTTCCTCAAGAACCCCAAG cgGTTCAACGTGGCCATCACCAGGGCCAAGGCTCTGCTGATCGTGGTGGGTAACCCGGCCGTGCTCAGCAAGgaccagcactggcacag GTTCCTCGGGTACTGCAGGGAGGAGGGTGGCTACACGGGCTACCCCTACGAGGACGAGAGCCCGGCTGAGGACGGCCTCGCCGCCGACCTCCACGCGCTGCGCCTCGGCAATTAG
- the RHOC gene encoding rho-related GTP-binding protein RhoC isoform X2, which yields MAAIRKKLVIVGDGACGKTCLLIVFSKDQFPEVYVPTVFENYIADIEVDGKQVELALWDTAGQEDYDRLRPLSYPDTDVILMCFSIDSPDSLENIPEKWTPEVKHFCPNVPIILVGNKKDLRNDEHTRRELAKMKQEPVKPEEGRDMANRINAFGYLECSAKTKEGVREVFEMATRAGLQVRKNKKRRGCPLL from the exons ATGGCGGCCATCAGGAAGAAGCTGGTGATCGTGGGAGATGGTGCCTGCGGAAAGACGTGTCTGCTGATCGTCTTCAGCAAGGACCAGTTCCCCGAGGTCTACGTGCCCACCGTGTTCGAGAACTACATTGCTGACATAGAGGTAGACGGGAAGCAG gtgGAGCTGGCCCTGTGGGACACGGCGGGACAGGAGGACTACGACAGGCTGCGGCCCCTCTCGTACCCGGACACGGACGTTATCCTCATGTGCTTTTCTATCGACAGCCCGGACAGCCTCG AGAACATCCCCGAGAAGTGGACGCCAGAGGTGAAGCACTTCTGCCCCAACGTGCCCATCATCCTGGTGGGGAACAAGAAGGACCTGCGGAACGACGAGCACACGCGGCGGGAGCTGGCGAAGATGAAGCAG gAGCCGGTGAAGCCGGAGGAGGGGAGGGACATGGCCAACAGGATCAATGCCTTCGGCTACCTCGAGTGCTCGGCCAAGACGAAGGAGGGCGTGCGGGAGGTCTTTGAGATGGCCACGCGCGCGGGGCTGCAGGTCCGGAAGAACAAGAAGCGCAGAGGCTGCCCGCTGCTGTGA
- the MOV10 gene encoding helicase MOV-10 isoform X2, with protein sequence MPNFSCILYALKVTHRVQVHGESVHFKKEKRRVVVADQYRRPRGNTTASASTSASGQQPSSSPQAPQSRAKKWAKFICGKHGVEIVSEHDQGNGRIRFPVVPRKPRTVTVLVQNHGAEAVTLRRCQPRRRVREFSFTDEQGVTQGQSLLLHPGGSYPIQARCLATCNGYFHAVVVFEFTKEPDEPFSIGRFIAAVAESKLAKDLGPSAPFQPYQSSLQQPVTVITEDGIPPDSSLKNELESEIPLDTYDYPKSLKDAILRGPRASSGWADMQSLLEAPLQPENYQQKFQLLLHLEEIQMEVDIRRYDMQDVTMVQDRALLVLDVPGVAESRPSVLKGDHLFVHLSSERDHSPLVRYKGYVHGVELEKVRLGFSSKLQKKFVNNLKFDVTFTFNRLPLQVQHRAAALAMQRGLSGLLFPSSSCHQSLFTGTFQPRWFDRKLQANEEQCRAVTHIVTGMSRPAPYLIFGPPGTGKTVTLVEAIKQVWTCFKDARILACAPSNSATDLLCQRLIKDIAPRYIYRLVANSRSYQEVPADIRSCCNWDDEQSCYVYPSKEHLQRYRILITTLVTAGRLVSANFPPGFFSHVFIDEGGQAVEPESMVAIAGECCPPAVSGTSVCMAWGPPRPLLSSPSVPRAPECHGPGDQPQRGAAGAGRRPPAAGPHPEVAAGHRARLGHLAAGEADAAQPPVQEVERRVRPAVRHQTALELQVGTGPLCCVRLGAGSGSAPAGCAVPGGALGTRGIRPGHCSASARSHETILRIPNELFYDSELKACESDELDVRSLYCAWEELPKKGFPVIFHGVCGEEQREAKSPSFFNTAEIEVLVHYLKKLLQSQGKGGCPRVSPKEVGIISPYRKQVEKIRKAITSLDPVLRALPDISLLKVGSVEEFQGQERRVILISAVRSCSEYFPLDETFNLGFLKNPKRFNVAITRAKALLIVVGNPAVLSKDQHWHRFLGYCREEGGYTGYPYEDESPAEDGLAADLHALRLGN encoded by the exons ATGCCCAACTTCTCCTGCATCTTGTACGCGCTGAAGGTGACCCACCGGGTGCAGGTGCACGGGGAGTCGGTGCACTTCAAGAAG GAGAAGAGGCGCGTGGTGGTGGCAGACCAGTACCGGAGACCCCGTGGGAACACGACGGCCTCGGCGTCCACATCCGCCTCAGGGCAGCAGCCCAGCTCCAGTCCGCAAGCGCCCCAGAGCCGCGCCAAGAAGTG GGCCAAGTTCATCTGTGGGAAGCACGGGGTAGAGATCGTCTCGGAGCACGACCAGGGCAACGGGCGCATCCGCTTCCCGGTGGTGCCCCGCAAGCCCCGCACAGTCACCGTCCTGGTGCAGAACCACGGGGCCGAGGCTGTGACGCTGCGGCGGTGCCAGCCGCGCCGGCGCGTGCGGGAGTTCTCCTTCACGGACGAGCAAGGCGTGACACAGGGCCAGTCCCTGCTGCTGCACCCAG GCGGCTCGTACCCCATCCAGGCGCGGTGCCTGGCCACCTGCAATGGCTACTTCCATGCCGTGGTGGTCTTTGAGTTCACCAAGGAGCCGGACGAGCCCTTCAGCATCGGGCGCTTCATCGCTGCCGTCGCCGAGAGCAAGCTGGCCAAGGACCTGGGGCCCTCGGCACCTTTCCAGCCTTACCAGTCCAGCCTCCAGCAGCCTGTCACCGTCATCACCGAGGACGGCATCCCCCCTGACAG CTCCCTGAAAAACGAACTGGAGAGCGAAATCCCTCTGGACACCTACGACTACCCGAAGAGCCTCAAGGACGCGATCCTGCGTGGACCCAGGGCCAGCTCTGGCTGGGCTGACATGCA GTCGCTGCTGGAGGCCCCTCTGCAGCCTGAGAACTACCAGCAGAagttccagctgctgctgcacctgGAGGAGATCCAGATGGAGGTGGACATCCGGCGCTACGACATGCAGGACGTGACCATGGTGCAGGACAGGGCGCTGCTGGTCCTCGAC GTGCCCGGCGTGGCCGAGAGCCGCCCGTCCGTGCTGAAGGGGGACCACCTCTTCGTCCACCTGAGCAGCGAGCGGGACCACTCCCCGCTCGTCCGGTACAAGGGCTACGTGCACGGTGTGGAGCTGGAGAAGGTCAGGCTGGGCTTCTCCTCCAA GCTGCAGAAGAAGTTTGTGAACAACCTGAAGTTCGACGTGACCTTCACCTTCAACCGGCTGCCGCTGCAGGTCCAGCACCGGGCTGCAGCCCTGGCCATGCAGCGCGGCTTGTCCGGgctcctcttcccctccagctcctgccaccaGTCCCTCTTCACAGGCACCTTCCAGCCCCG GTGGTTTGACCGCAAGCTGCAGGCGAACGAGGAGCAGTGCAGAGCCGTGACACACATCGTGACAGGGATGTCCAGGCCAGCGCCGTACCTCATCTTCGGCCCCCCTGGGACTGGCAAGACAGTCACTTTGGTGGAAGCCATCAAGCAG GTGTGGACGTGCTTCAAGGATGCCCGGATCTTGGCCTGTGCCCCTTCCAACAGTGCCACAGACCTGCTGTGCCAGCGCCTCATCAAGGACATCGCCCCCCGCTACATCTACAGGCTTGTTGCCAACTCCAGGAGCTACCAGGAGGTGCCTGCTGATATCAGG TCCTGCTGCAACTGGGACGACGAGCAGAGCTGCTACGTGTACCCCAGCAAGGAGCATCTGCAGCGCTACCGGATCCTCATCACCACGCTGGTGACCGCGGGAAG GCTGGTGTCAGCCAACTTCCCCCCAGGGTTTTTCTCCCATGTCTTCATTGATGAGGGCGGCCAGGCCGTAGAGCCGGAGAGCATGGTCGCCATCGCGGGTGAGTGCTGCCCACCAGCTGTCTCGGGGACCAGCGTCTGCATGGCCTGGGGACCCCCCCGTCCCTTGCTGAGCTCCCCCTCTGTGCCCAGGGCTCCTGAGTGCCATGGACCAGGAGACCAACCCCAACGGGGggcagctggtgctggcaggAGACCCCCAGCAGCTGGGCCCCATCCTGAGGTCGCCGCTGGCCATCGAGCACGGCTTGG GCACCTCGCTGCTGGAGAGGCTGATGCTGCACAACCCCCTGTACAAGAAGTCGAGCGGAGGGTACGACCCGCAGTTCGTCACCAAACTGCTCTGGAACTACAGGTGGGGACGGGGCCGCTCTGCTGCGTGCGGCTCGGCGCAGGATCTGGGAGTGCGCCCGCTGGGTGTGCGGTGCCCGGGGGGGCGCTGGGGACACGTGGCATCCGCCCCGGgcactgttctgcttctgccAGGTCCCACGAGACCATCCTCAGGATCCCCAACGAGCTCTTCTACGACAGCGAGCTGAAGGCCTGCGAGAGCGACGAGCTCGACGTCCGGAGTCTGTATTGCGCCTGGGAGGAGCTTCCCAAAAAA GGCTTCCCCGTCATCTTCCACGGGGTTTGCGGGGAAGAGCAGAGAGAGGCCAAGAGCCCCTCGTTCTTCAACACGGCGGAGATCGAGGTGCTGGTCCACTATCTCAagaagctgctgcagagccagggcaaGGGGGGCTGCCCCCGCGTCTCGCCCAAGGAGGTCGGCATCATCTCTCCCTACAGGAAGCAG GTGGAGAAGATCCGAAAAGCCATCACCTCCCTGGACCCCGTCCTGCGGGCGCTGCCGGACATCAGCCTGCTGAAG GTGGGCTCCGTGGAGGAGTTCCAGGGCCAGGAGCGGCGCGTCATCCTCATCTCCGCCGTGCGCAGCTGCAGCGAGTACTTCCCGCTCGACGAGACCTTCAATCTGGGCTTCCTCAAGAACCCCAAG cgGTTCAACGTGGCCATCACCAGGGCCAAGGCTCTGCTGATCGTGGTGGGTAACCCGGCCGTGCTCAGCAAGgaccagcactggcacag GTTCCTCGGGTACTGCAGGGAGGAGGGTGGCTACACGGGCTACCCCTACGAGGACGAGAGCCCGGCTGAGGACGGCCTCGCCGCCGACCTCCACGCGCTGCGCCTCGGCAATTAG
- the MOV10 gene encoding helicase MOV-10 isoform X1, translating into MPRFSVGESRQWGDQFVRFLRDTGRQQESQRDTLRSIYNQEFRGRTDTKMPNFSCILYALKVTHRVQVHGESVHFKKEKRRVVVADQYRRPRGNTTASASTSASGQQPSSSPQAPQSRAKKWAKFICGKHGVEIVSEHDQGNGRIRFPVVPRKPRTVTVLVQNHGAEAVTLRRCQPRRRVREFSFTDEQGVTQGQSLLLHPGGSYPIQARCLATCNGYFHAVVVFEFTKEPDEPFSIGRFIAAVAESKLAKDLGPSAPFQPYQSSLQQPVTVITEDGIPPDSSLKNELESEIPLDTYDYPKSLKDAILRGPRASSGWADMQSLLEAPLQPENYQQKFQLLLHLEEIQMEVDIRRYDMQDVTMVQDRALLVLDVPGVAESRPSVLKGDHLFVHLSSERDHSPLVRYKGYVHGVELEKVRLGFSSKLQKKFVNNLKFDVTFTFNRLPLQVQHRAAALAMQRGLSGLLFPSSSCHQSLFTGTFQPRWFDRKLQANEEQCRAVTHIVTGMSRPAPYLIFGPPGTGKTVTLVEAIKQVWTCFKDARILACAPSNSATDLLCQRLIKDIAPRYIYRLVANSRSYQEVPADIRSCCNWDDEQSCYVYPSKEHLQRYRILITTLVTAGRLVSANFPPGFFSHVFIDEGGQAVEPESMVAIAGECCPPAVSGTSVCMAWGPPRPLLSSPSVPRAPECHGPGDQPQRGAAGAGRRPPAAGPHPEVAAGHRARLGHLAAGEADAAQPPVQEVERRVRPAVRHQTALELQVGTGPLCCVRLGAGSGSAPAGCAVPGGALGTRGIRPGHCSASARSHETILRIPNELFYDSELKACESDELDVRSLYCAWEELPKKGFPVIFHGVCGEEQREAKSPSFFNTAEIEVLVHYLKKLLQSQGKGGCPRVSPKEVGIISPYRKQVEKIRKAITSLDPVLRALPDISLLKVGSVEEFQGQERRVILISAVRSCSEYFPLDETFNLGFLKNPKRFNVAITRAKALLIVVGNPAVLSKDQHWHRFLGYCREEGGYTGYPYEDESPAEDGLAADLHALRLGN; encoded by the exons ATGCCGCGGTTCAGCGTGGGGGAGAGCAGGCAGTGGGGGGATCAGTTCGTGCGGTTCCTGCGGGACACGGGCCGGCAGCAGGAGAGCCAGCGGGACACGCTGCGGAGCATCTACAACCAGGAGTTCCGCGGGAG GACCGATACAAAAATGCCCAACTTCTCCTGCATCTTGTACGCGCTGAAGGTGACCCACCGGGTGCAGGTGCACGGGGAGTCGGTGCACTTCAAGAAG GAGAAGAGGCGCGTGGTGGTGGCAGACCAGTACCGGAGACCCCGTGGGAACACGACGGCCTCGGCGTCCACATCCGCCTCAGGGCAGCAGCCCAGCTCCAGTCCGCAAGCGCCCCAGAGCCGCGCCAAGAAGTG GGCCAAGTTCATCTGTGGGAAGCACGGGGTAGAGATCGTCTCGGAGCACGACCAGGGCAACGGGCGCATCCGCTTCCCGGTGGTGCCCCGCAAGCCCCGCACAGTCACCGTCCTGGTGCAGAACCACGGGGCCGAGGCTGTGACGCTGCGGCGGTGCCAGCCGCGCCGGCGCGTGCGGGAGTTCTCCTTCACGGACGAGCAAGGCGTGACACAGGGCCAGTCCCTGCTGCTGCACCCAG GCGGCTCGTACCCCATCCAGGCGCGGTGCCTGGCCACCTGCAATGGCTACTTCCATGCCGTGGTGGTCTTTGAGTTCACCAAGGAGCCGGACGAGCCCTTCAGCATCGGGCGCTTCATCGCTGCCGTCGCCGAGAGCAAGCTGGCCAAGGACCTGGGGCCCTCGGCACCTTTCCAGCCTTACCAGTCCAGCCTCCAGCAGCCTGTCACCGTCATCACCGAGGACGGCATCCCCCCTGACAG CTCCCTGAAAAACGAACTGGAGAGCGAAATCCCTCTGGACACCTACGACTACCCGAAGAGCCTCAAGGACGCGATCCTGCGTGGACCCAGGGCCAGCTCTGGCTGGGCTGACATGCA GTCGCTGCTGGAGGCCCCTCTGCAGCCTGAGAACTACCAGCAGAagttccagctgctgctgcacctgGAGGAGATCCAGATGGAGGTGGACATCCGGCGCTACGACATGCAGGACGTGACCATGGTGCAGGACAGGGCGCTGCTGGTCCTCGAC GTGCCCGGCGTGGCCGAGAGCCGCCCGTCCGTGCTGAAGGGGGACCACCTCTTCGTCCACCTGAGCAGCGAGCGGGACCACTCCCCGCTCGTCCGGTACAAGGGCTACGTGCACGGTGTGGAGCTGGAGAAGGTCAGGCTGGGCTTCTCCTCCAA GCTGCAGAAGAAGTTTGTGAACAACCTGAAGTTCGACGTGACCTTCACCTTCAACCGGCTGCCGCTGCAGGTCCAGCACCGGGCTGCAGCCCTGGCCATGCAGCGCGGCTTGTCCGGgctcctcttcccctccagctcctgccaccaGTCCCTCTTCACAGGCACCTTCCAGCCCCG GTGGTTTGACCGCAAGCTGCAGGCGAACGAGGAGCAGTGCAGAGCCGTGACACACATCGTGACAGGGATGTCCAGGCCAGCGCCGTACCTCATCTTCGGCCCCCCTGGGACTGGCAAGACAGTCACTTTGGTGGAAGCCATCAAGCAG GTGTGGACGTGCTTCAAGGATGCCCGGATCTTGGCCTGTGCCCCTTCCAACAGTGCCACAGACCTGCTGTGCCAGCGCCTCATCAAGGACATCGCCCCCCGCTACATCTACAGGCTTGTTGCCAACTCCAGGAGCTACCAGGAGGTGCCTGCTGATATCAGG TCCTGCTGCAACTGGGACGACGAGCAGAGCTGCTACGTGTACCCCAGCAAGGAGCATCTGCAGCGCTACCGGATCCTCATCACCACGCTGGTGACCGCGGGAAG GCTGGTGTCAGCCAACTTCCCCCCAGGGTTTTTCTCCCATGTCTTCATTGATGAGGGCGGCCAGGCCGTAGAGCCGGAGAGCATGGTCGCCATCGCGGGTGAGTGCTGCCCACCAGCTGTCTCGGGGACCAGCGTCTGCATGGCCTGGGGACCCCCCCGTCCCTTGCTGAGCTCCCCCTCTGTGCCCAGGGCTCCTGAGTGCCATGGACCAGGAGACCAACCCCAACGGGGggcagctggtgctggcaggAGACCCCCAGCAGCTGGGCCCCATCCTGAGGTCGCCGCTGGCCATCGAGCACGGCTTGG GCACCTCGCTGCTGGAGAGGCTGATGCTGCACAACCCCCTGTACAAGAAGTCGAGCGGAGGGTACGACCCGCAGTTCGTCACCAAACTGCTCTGGAACTACAGGTGGGGACGGGGCCGCTCTGCTGCGTGCGGCTCGGCGCAGGATCTGGGAGTGCGCCCGCTGGGTGTGCGGTGCCCGGGGGGGCGCTGGGGACACGTGGCATCCGCCCCGGgcactgttctgcttctgccAGGTCCCACGAGACCATCCTCAGGATCCCCAACGAGCTCTTCTACGACAGCGAGCTGAAGGCCTGCGAGAGCGACGAGCTCGACGTCCGGAGTCTGTATTGCGCCTGGGAGGAGCTTCCCAAAAAA GGCTTCCCCGTCATCTTCCACGGGGTTTGCGGGGAAGAGCAGAGAGAGGCCAAGAGCCCCTCGTTCTTCAACACGGCGGAGATCGAGGTGCTGGTCCACTATCTCAagaagctgctgcagagccagggcaaGGGGGGCTGCCCCCGCGTCTCGCCCAAGGAGGTCGGCATCATCTCTCCCTACAGGAAGCAG GTGGAGAAGATCCGAAAAGCCATCACCTCCCTGGACCCCGTCCTGCGGGCGCTGCCGGACATCAGCCTGCTGAAG GTGGGCTCCGTGGAGGAGTTCCAGGGCCAGGAGCGGCGCGTCATCCTCATCTCCGCCGTGCGCAGCTGCAGCGAGTACTTCCCGCTCGACGAGACCTTCAATCTGGGCTTCCTCAAGAACCCCAAG cgGTTCAACGTGGCCATCACCAGGGCCAAGGCTCTGCTGATCGTGGTGGGTAACCCGGCCGTGCTCAGCAAGgaccagcactggcacag GTTCCTCGGGTACTGCAGGGAGGAGGGTGGCTACACGGGCTACCCCTACGAGGACGAGAGCCCGGCTGAGGACGGCCTCGCCGCCGACCTCCACGCGCTGCGCCTCGGCAATTAG